One genomic region from Cydia pomonella isolate Wapato2018A chromosome 4, ilCydPomo1, whole genome shotgun sequence encodes:
- the LOC133517259 gene encoding TBC1 domain family member 19, whose amino-acid sequence MEELKDEAIHHTALKLAEEIKNLSIYKSFYSDVQKLVSSTNVKKEDFKQTLQQAMKEKGLDTKLRNTVYHWVRTQTKQNKLDPLTSLQKASAQWEKRIHKSLNSMCSDLETSLAKIRPQSEQDELLDKWNELSTYTLDLSKYRPVYAPKDFLEVLLTLSGYVPFTKEDEPKWEFAHLPLQVKTLDELRKVYPEWSAGEPLLGVNPSMPSQVPGFATLEAERVGLGERVAALAYAPVVQEYLKKGSPQALRATLWSLVLGSDVRQQQITAFNQLKASVLEIDLMIDKLIFKDVQLTASNDDQYFVFEDLLYQVMLCFSRDCGVRSALADAGCAGAPLTVAVRGRHAPADRLTAFPPSGVIPFHGFSMYATPFCYLYDDPVQLYYTFRAFYIRYWHRLHYISTHPQGIVSLCLLYERLLEANEPLLWIHFRNININPIRVVFKWLMRAFSGHLPPDQLLLLWDAILGYDSLEILPLLALAILSFRKENIFQVNTLQNVDAVLADLSTISVIPLLQLALMKP is encoded by the exons ATGGAAGAATTAAAAGATGAAGCCATTCATCACACAGCACTTAAGTTAGCAGAAGAGATAAAAAACTTATCAATATACAAATCATTTTACAGTGACGTTCAG AAATTGGTATCTTCGACAAATGTTAAAAAGGAAGACTTCAAACAAACCTTACAACAAGCCATGAAAGAAAAAGGATTAGATACAAAGTTAAGAAACACAGTGTACCATTGGGTGAGAACTCAGACCAAGCAAAAC aaattggATCCTTTAACGTCCTTACAAAAAGCCAGTGCTCAGTGGGAGAAAAGGATTCACAAATCGCTAAATTCAATGTGTTCTGACTTAGAGACCTCTTTAGCAAAAATAAGGCCTCAAAGTGAACAAGATGAACTCTTGGACAAATGGAATGAACTTAGCACTTACACCTTAG atttaTCAAAGTACAGACCAGTTTACGCACCAAAGGACTTTCTAGAAGTATTACTAACATTGTCCGGTTATGTTCCTTTTACGAAAGa agatgaaCCTAAATGGGAATTCGCGCATTTACCTCTCCAAGTGAAGACGTTGGATGAATTG AGAAAGGTGTATCCTGAATGGTCGGCCGGTGAGCCGCTGCTCGGCGTGAACCCTTCGATGCCGAGTCAAGTACCGGGTTTCGCGACGCTGGAGGCCGAGCGGGTGGGGCTGGGCGAGCGCGTGGCGGCTCTTGCTTACGCCCCTGTGGTGCAGGAGTACCTCAAGAAGGGCAGTCCGCAGGCACTACGGGCTACGCTGTGGTCGCTGGTGCTCGGATCTGATGTCAGACAACAG CAAATAACGGCGTTCAACCAACTCAAAGCAAGTGTCCTGGAGATAGATCTGATGATTGACAAGCTCATTTTCAAAGATGTGCAGCTCACTGCTTCCAACGACGACCAGTACTTCGTGTTCGAGGACCTCCTTTACCAG GTGATGCTATGTTTCTCGCGCGACTGCGGCGTGCGGTCGGCGCTGGCGGACGCGGGGTGCGCGGGCGCGCCGCTGACGGTGGCCGTGCGCGGCCGCCACGCGCCCGCCGACCGCCTCACCGCCTTCCCGCCGAGCGGCGTCATTCCCTTCCACGGCTTCTCCATGTACG CGACGCCATTCTGCTACCTGTACGACGATCCGGTGCAGCTGTATTATACGTTCCGGGCCTTCTACATCCGCTACTGGCACCGGCTGCATTACATTTCGACTCATCCACAG GGTATTGTTTCACTGTGTCTGCTGTATGAAAGGCTTTTGGAAGCAAATGAGCCTCTACTATGGATACATTTTCGAAATATTAACATAAATCC TATAAGGGTGGTCTTTAAATGGCTAATGCGCGCCTTCAGTGGCCACTTGCCACCCGACCAGCTTCTTTTGCTGTGGGATGCCATACTTGGCTACGATTCTCTCGAAATCCTACCACTTTTAGCGCTGGCAATACTGAGCTTCCGAAAGGAGAACATCTTTCAAGTCAATACGCTGCAAAACGTAGACGCGGTACTGGCCGACTTGTCTACGATTTCGGTCATTCCGCTTTTGCAGTTGGCACTCATGAAGCCTTAG
- the LOC133517257 gene encoding alkylated DNA repair protein alkB homolog 8 isoform X2, producing MNFVENAPNLEVICEHDLPTGLLILNDFITPAEEDLFLKLFKFEESSNLKNRQVAHYGYDFRYGSNDVDLSAPLIQTIPKECDLLWQRLREQGIDVGVPDQLTVNKYEPGQGIPSHVDKHSPFGDTILSVSLGSSVVMDWKHHSGKYVPVVVPARSLLIMQGEARYDWQHGIQPRTWDPVIRTEPACVVTADSRPRRVRVSLTFRWTRSGVCACSYPTLCDSRSGTEIDAVASRLEEIHVHQVYEQIAGHFSTTRHKPWPKVVEFMLGVPQGSVVLDLGSGNGKNILLRDDILQIAGERSSGLLSECHQRLSNTTKPNDCVRLDLCSAPLRDACADAAICIAVVHHFSSKPRRLAAVSSIQRVLRRGGRALVTVWAKDQTRSNYLDSSKQPSDDAVVSVEGVTLPVHQNRTQFKHQDLLVPWKLRNVKDNKLSDAQNTLLRYYHVFEENELDGLCEEVGFIVEKSFYEEGNWCVVCRKK from the exons ATGAACTTTGTTGAAAATG CACCAAACCTTGAAGTCATTTGCGAACACGACCTTCCCACGGGCCTGCTAATACTCAATGACTTCATCACTCCAGCAGAAGAggacttatttctaaagctctTTAAGTTTGAAGAGTCCAGTAACTTGAAGAACCGACAAGTGGCTCACTACGGATATGATTTCCGATATGGCAGCAATGATGTGGACTTGTCAGCTCCACTGATACAGACAATACCAAAGGAATGTGATTTGTTGTGGCAACGGTTGAGGGAACAAGGGATAGATGTTGGAGTGCCTGATCAGCTGACTGTCAACAAATATGAACCTGGGCAAG GCATTCCATCTCACGTGGACAAGCACAGTCCATTCGGAGACACAATTCTGTCCGTGTCGCTTGGCTCCTCCGTGGTAATGGACTGGAAACACCACTCCGGCAAATATGTGCCAGTCGTAGTGCCGGCACGCTCCTTGCTCATTATGCAGGGTGAGGCAAG ataCGACTGGCAGCACGGCATCCAACCCCGCACATGGGACCCCGTGATCCGCACAGAGCCGGCATGTGTCGTGACGGCGGACTCTCGGCCTCGCCGCGTGCGCGTCTCGCTCACCTTCCGTTGGACAAGAAGCGGCGTTTGCGCCTGTTCGTATCCCACGCTGTGCGACAGCAGGAGTGGGACAGAGATAGATGCCGTGGCTAGTAGACTGGAGGAGATTCATGTACATCAA GTGTACGAGCAGATAGCGGGCCACTTCAGCACCACTCGCCACAAGCCCTGGCCTAAAGTGGTAGAGTTCATGCTAGGAGTGCCGCAGGGCTCCGTAGTTCTGGACCTGGGCAGCGGCAACGGCAAGAACATACTGCTGAGGGACGACATCCTACAG aTAGCAGGCGAGCGCAGTAGCGGGCTTCTATCTGAATGCCACCAACGATTGAGTAATACTACGAAACCGAACGACTGTGTACGACTGGACCTATGTTCGGCACCCCTGCGGGACGCATGCGCCGACGCGGCTATATGCATCGCAGTCGTGCACCACTTCAGCAGTAAG CCGCGCCGCCTCGCCGCCGTGTCCAGCATCCAGCGCGTGCtccggcgcggcggccgcgcgctcGTCACCGTGTGGGCCAAGGACCAGACGCGCTCCAACTACCTGGACAGCTCCAAGCAGCCCTCGGACGACGCCGTCGTCAGCGTCGAGGGCGTAACCCTCCCCGTTCACCAAAACAGAACACAGTTCAAACACCAGGACCTATTAGTTCCTTGGAAACTTAGAAACGTTAAGGATAACAAACTTTCCGACGCACAAAACACCCTTCTAAGATATTATCACGTGTTTGAAGAAAACGAACTTGACGGGTTGTGTGAGGAAGTGGGTTTCATCGTTGAGAAAAGCTTCTATGAGGAAGGGAATTGGTGTGTTGTATGCAgaaagaaataa
- the LOC133517257 gene encoding alkylated DNA repair protein alkB homolog 8 isoform X1, whose translation MLEEEKKTYRKQKRFAARLKSSKGIICIEKPNRNVVLCNVGKATGLIKEDVHDLIIKTLPNLVLPKLIAEKGETHSFLVFNSDDDAALFYKECNGKIKLRGTLVYMNFVENAPNLEVICEHDLPTGLLILNDFITPAEEDLFLKLFKFEESSNLKNRQVAHYGYDFRYGSNDVDLSAPLIQTIPKECDLLWQRLREQGIDVGVPDQLTVNKYEPGQGIPSHVDKHSPFGDTILSVSLGSSVVMDWKHHSGKYVPVVVPARSLLIMQGEARYDWQHGIQPRTWDPVIRTEPACVVTADSRPRRVRVSLTFRWTRSGVCACSYPTLCDSRSGTEIDAVASRLEEIHVHQVYEQIAGHFSTTRHKPWPKVVEFMLGVPQGSVVLDLGSGNGKNILLRDDILQIAGERSSGLLSECHQRLSNTTKPNDCVRLDLCSAPLRDACADAAICIAVVHHFSSKPRRLAAVSSIQRVLRRGGRALVTVWAKDQTRSNYLDSSKQPSDDAVVSVEGVTLPVHQNRTQFKHQDLLVPWKLRNVKDNKLSDAQNTLLRYYHVFEENELDGLCEEVGFIVEKSFYEEGNWCVVCRKK comes from the exons ATGCTAGAAGAAGAAAAGAAGACTTATCGAAAGCAGAAAAGATTTGCCGCGCGTCTTAAAAGTTCTAAGGGAATTATTTGTATAGAGAAACCGAATCGC AATGTTGTTCTTTGCAACGTGGGTAAAGCTACTGGTTTAATAAAAGAAGATGTTCACGATcttataataaaaactttaccaAACTTAGTCCTACCTAAGTTGATAGCTGAAAAGGGTGAAACACattcgtttttagtttttaatagtGACGATGATGCTGCGTTATTCTACAAGGAATGTAATGGGAAAATTAAACTCCGTGGAACTCTGGTTTACATGAACTTTGTTGAAAATG CACCAAACCTTGAAGTCATTTGCGAACACGACCTTCCCACGGGCCTGCTAATACTCAATGACTTCATCACTCCAGCAGAAGAggacttatttctaaagctctTTAAGTTTGAAGAGTCCAGTAACTTGAAGAACCGACAAGTGGCTCACTACGGATATGATTTCCGATATGGCAGCAATGATGTGGACTTGTCAGCTCCACTGATACAGACAATACCAAAGGAATGTGATTTGTTGTGGCAACGGTTGAGGGAACAAGGGATAGATGTTGGAGTGCCTGATCAGCTGACTGTCAACAAATATGAACCTGGGCAAG GCATTCCATCTCACGTGGACAAGCACAGTCCATTCGGAGACACAATTCTGTCCGTGTCGCTTGGCTCCTCCGTGGTAATGGACTGGAAACACCACTCCGGCAAATATGTGCCAGTCGTAGTGCCGGCACGCTCCTTGCTCATTATGCAGGGTGAGGCAAG ataCGACTGGCAGCACGGCATCCAACCCCGCACATGGGACCCCGTGATCCGCACAGAGCCGGCATGTGTCGTGACGGCGGACTCTCGGCCTCGCCGCGTGCGCGTCTCGCTCACCTTCCGTTGGACAAGAAGCGGCGTTTGCGCCTGTTCGTATCCCACGCTGTGCGACAGCAGGAGTGGGACAGAGATAGATGCCGTGGCTAGTAGACTGGAGGAGATTCATGTACATCAA GTGTACGAGCAGATAGCGGGCCACTTCAGCACCACTCGCCACAAGCCCTGGCCTAAAGTGGTAGAGTTCATGCTAGGAGTGCCGCAGGGCTCCGTAGTTCTGGACCTGGGCAGCGGCAACGGCAAGAACATACTGCTGAGGGACGACATCCTACAG aTAGCAGGCGAGCGCAGTAGCGGGCTTCTATCTGAATGCCACCAACGATTGAGTAATACTACGAAACCGAACGACTGTGTACGACTGGACCTATGTTCGGCACCCCTGCGGGACGCATGCGCCGACGCGGCTATATGCATCGCAGTCGTGCACCACTTCAGCAGTAAG CCGCGCCGCCTCGCCGCCGTGTCCAGCATCCAGCGCGTGCtccggcgcggcggccgcgcgctcGTCACCGTGTGGGCCAAGGACCAGACGCGCTCCAACTACCTGGACAGCTCCAAGCAGCCCTCGGACGACGCCGTCGTCAGCGTCGAGGGCGTAACCCTCCCCGTTCACCAAAACAGAACACAGTTCAAACACCAGGACCTATTAGTTCCTTGGAAACTTAGAAACGTTAAGGATAACAAACTTTCCGACGCACAAAACACCCTTCTAAGATATTATCACGTGTTTGAAGAAAACGAACTTGACGGGTTGTGTGAGGAAGTGGGTTTCATCGTTGAGAAAAGCTTCTATGAGGAAGGGAATTGGTGTGTTGTATGCAgaaagaaataa
- the LOC133517262 gene encoding phosphatidylinositol N-acetylglucosaminyltransferase subunit A, giving the protein MKEIMRKRKRRKRHVICMASDFFFPNTGGVEEHIFNLSQCLIKEGHKVIVITHSYGERTGVRYMTGGLKVYYLPVKVMYAQCILPTMICNLALIRYILIRERIEIVHGHSAFSVMGHEVSIIGKLLGLKTVFTDHSLFGFADTSAVLTNKYLQMCLCECDHCICVSHTGKENTVLRAKVKAHKVSVIPNAVDTYNFTPDPSKRDPNMITIVIVSRMVYRKGVDLMAAVIAEMCPRYPKLRFIIGGDGPKMWLLQEVRERKGFQDCVTLLGSLKHSQVRNVLVKGDIFLNTSLTEAYCMAIVEAASCGLKVVSTKVGGIPEVLPNNMIYLTEPNVASLVEGIELAMTDISNGQVICPFECNKMVRNMYNWMDITRRTEIVYDKILQNRNKPLGEQLKSYLSCGVWPFLLVISLMYILLQLIERVHKRKHIDIARDLKL; this is encoded by the exons ATGAAA gaaATAATGAGGAAAAGGAAGCGTCGTAAACGGCACGTAATTTGTATGGCGTCAGACTTTTTCTTCCCCAACACTGGTGGCGTCGAGGAACACATATTCAATTTGTCTCAGTGCTTGATCAAAGAGGGCCACAAAGTTATAGTAATTACTCATTCCTATGGAGAGCGCACCGGCGTTCGCTACATGACCGGAGGACTTAAGGTTTACTACTTGCCTGTAAAGGTTATGTATGCCCAGTGCATACTTCCAACCATGATTTGCAATCTAGCCCTCATCCGTTACATTCTCATCAGGGAAAGAATTGAAATAGTTCATGGACACTCTGCTTTTAGTGTTATGGGTCATGAGGTATCTATTATAGGAAAATTGTTAGGATTGAAAACAGTATTTACAGATCACAGTCTGTTTGGCTTTGCTGATACATCTGCAGTATTAACTAATAAGTATTTGCAAATGTGTTTGTGTGAGTGTGACCATTGTATTTGCGTTTCACACACAGGAAAGGAAAACACAGTGCTAAGAGCTAAAGTTAAAGCCCACAAAGTGTCAGTTATTCCTAATGCGGTAGATACATATAACTTTACCCCGGACCCAAGCAAAAGGGATCCAAATATGATAACCATAGTCATAGTGTCAAGGATGGTGTACAGAAAAGGTGTGGATTTGATGGCAGCAGTTATAGCAGAAATGTGTCCCAGGTATcctaaacttagatttattattGGAGGTGATGGGCCTAAGATGTGGTTGCTGCAAGAAGTCAGGGAAAGAAAAGGTTTTCAAGACTGTGTCACATTACTGGGAAGCTTAAAACATTCTCAAGTGAGAAATGTACTTGTGAAAGGGGACATTTTCTTGAACACCTCTTTGACTGAGGCATACTGCATGGCTATTGTAGAAGCTGCATCATGTGGGCTCAAAGTGGTCTCCACTAAAGTTGGAGGTATTCCAGAAGTATTACCAAATAACATGATCTATCTCACCGAACCTAATGTTGCCAGCCTTGTTGAGGGCATAGAACTGGCTATGACTGACATAAGCAATGGTCAAGTTATTTGCCCTTTTGAGTGCAATAAGATGGTTAGAAACATGTACAATTGGATGGATATCACTAGGAGAACAGAGATAGTTTATGACAAAATATTACAGAACAGAAATAAGCCATTAGGAGAACAACTGAAGAGCTATCTCTCTTGTGGTGTGTGGCCATTCCTGTTGGTTATAAGTCTCATGTATATATTACTTCAGTTAATTGAAAGGGTACATAAGAGAAAGCACATAGATATAGCTAGGGATTTAAAATTGTAG
- the LOC133517265 gene encoding clathrin light chain isoform X2: MDDFGDSFVQPEVDPAAEFLAREQDQLAGLEDELETSAPPPVVPAASSELGDDFVQIPSTATLEANGMLEEEPAPSVFRQEREEPEKIRLWREEQKLRLEEKDAEEERKKEEMLKIAKKELEDWYKTHDEQIAKTKAANRNAERALAKGSESGVEEGGEWARVAELCDFGPRRGRDVARLRGLVLQLKQAGVRPKHPPRAAKVA, translated from the exons atggATGATTTTGGTGACAGTTTTGTCCAGCCTGAAGTAGATCCTGCGGCAGAGTTTCTGGCTCGCGAACAAGATCAACTTGCGGGGTTAGAGGATGAACTGGAAACCAGTGCTCCGCCCCCTGTTGTACCCGCAGCTTCCAGTGAATTGGGTGATGATTTTGTCC AAATACCAAGTACAGCCACACTAGAAGCAAATGGCATGCTGGAGGAGGAGCCTGCGCCATCAGTGTTCAGACAGGAGCGTGAGGAACCAGAGAAGATAAGGCTGTGGCGTGAGGAACAGAAGCTCAGACTGGAAGAGAAAG atgctgaagaagaaagaaaaaaagaggaGATGCTTAAGATAGCAAAGAAAGAGCTAGAGGACTGGTACAAGACTCATGATGAGCAGATTGCCAAGACCAAGGCAGCTAacag GAACGCGGAGCGCGCGCTGGCGAAGGGGTCGGAGAGCGGCGTGGAGGAGGGCGGCGAGTGGGCGCGCGTGGCGGAGCTGTGCGACTTCGGCCCGCGCCGCGGCCGCGACGTGGCGCGCCTGCGCGGGCTCGTGCTGCAGCTCAAGCAGGCCGGCGTGCGCCCCAAGCACCCGCCCCGAGCTGCCAAAGT gGCCTGA
- the LOC133517265 gene encoding clathrin light chain isoform X1 translates to MDDFGDSFVQPEVDPAAEFLAREQDQLAGLEDELETSAPPPVVPAASSELGDDFVQIPSTATLEANGMLEEEPAPSVFRQEREEPEKIRLWREEQKLRLEEKDAEEERKKEEMLKIAKKELEDWYKTHDEQIAKTKAANRESAKNAERALAKGSESGVEEGGEWARVAELCDFGPRRGRDVARLRGLVLQLKQAGVRPKHPPRAAKVA, encoded by the exons atggATGATTTTGGTGACAGTTTTGTCCAGCCTGAAGTAGATCCTGCGGCAGAGTTTCTGGCTCGCGAACAAGATCAACTTGCGGGGTTAGAGGATGAACTGGAAACCAGTGCTCCGCCCCCTGTTGTACCCGCAGCTTCCAGTGAATTGGGTGATGATTTTGTCC AAATACCAAGTACAGCCACACTAGAAGCAAATGGCATGCTGGAGGAGGAGCCTGCGCCATCAGTGTTCAGACAGGAGCGTGAGGAACCAGAGAAGATAAGGCTGTGGCGTGAGGAACAGAAGCTCAGACTGGAAGAGAAAG atgctgaagaagaaagaaaaaaagaggaGATGCTTAAGATAGCAAAGAAAGAGCTAGAGGACTGGTACAAGACTCATGATGAGCAGATTGCCAAGACCAAGGCAGCTAacag GGAGTCTGCTAA GAACGCGGAGCGCGCGCTGGCGAAGGGGTCGGAGAGCGGCGTGGAGGAGGGCGGCGAGTGGGCGCGCGTGGCGGAGCTGTGCGACTTCGGCCCGCGCCGCGGCCGCGACGTGGCGCGCCTGCGCGGGCTCGTGCTGCAGCTCAAGCAGGCCGGCGTGCGCCCCAAGCACCCGCCCCGAGCTGCCAAAGT gGCCTGA
- the LOC133517264 gene encoding large ribosomal subunit protein mL64 gives MNLCLRTKLARPNFISTLFRFSTTAPEVIEQNEQVLIDDADDVQAREAEIEKKRNVSRLTPAHYNIMNDRRPYEKPYTSTHLTVKYNRKLYGKYGIASGVNPSICWPTSKEIKERQEFEAVAFPFTIKEMMETAAQKRIEERLQIEKRENEIAAKMEKLAQWKKDLKNKTAKKIAEAEAAKAKKERLVEEVRRHFGFKLDPRDERFQEMLAKREKEQKKAERLAKKEAKEQMMIAKLQQTNAKITDTK, from the exons ATGAATTTGTGCTTAAGAACAAAATTAGCCAGGCCTAATTTCATAAGTACCCTATTCCGTTTCTCCACAACAGCACCGGAAGTTATAGAACAGAATGAGCAAGTTCTCATCGACGATGCCGATGATGTGCAGGCTCGGGAAGCGGAGATTGAGAAGAAAAGGAACGTGTCCCGGTTGACTCCGGCGCATTACAATATAATGAACGATCGGCGGCCTTACGAAAAGCCCTACACCTCTACTCATCTCACTGTTAAGTACAACCGAAAACTGTATGGAAAATATGGTATTGCAAGCGGCGTAAATCCAA gtatatgCTGGCCTACGAGTAAGGAAATAAAAGAAAGACAAGAATTTGAAGCTGTTGCTTTCCCATTTACTATAAAAGAGATGATGGAGACTGCAGCACAGAAAAGAATAGAAGAGAGATTACAAATTGAAAAGAGAGAGAATGAGATAGCAGCCAAAATGGAAAAGCTGGCTCAGTGGAAGAAGGATTTGAAAAATAAGACAGCTAAGAAAATTGCAGAAGCTGAAGCGGCTAAG GCCAAGAAAGAGCGCTTAGTAGAAGAAGTCAGAAGGCATTTCGGTTTCAAGTTGGACCCCCGCGATGAGCGCTTCCAGGAGATGCTAGCAAAGAGGGAAAAAGAACAGAAGAAGGCAGAGAGGCTCGCCAAGAAGGAGGCCAAGGAGCAGATGATGATTGCCAAGCTGCAGCAAACCAATGCTAAGATTACAGATACTAAGTAG